From Triticum aestivum cultivar Chinese Spring chromosome 4A, IWGSC CS RefSeq v2.1, whole genome shotgun sequence, a single genomic window includes:
- the LOC123085078 gene encoding protein RIK isoform X1 — protein MTEERISRASDEPPTATKQRKKRKWDQPAEDLVAAAAAAAAAAGLPVLNVAALAGVQFPGTTAYPAAPYALPPQLAPSVLQSAAAAIQKLSQAKLPDELIAREVVINDADPSVRYKLTKRQTQDEIQRCTCTVIITRGKYHPPNGQPDGEKPLYLHISAGSQLKDTAERIKAVDLAASMIEDILKHGQMPEATSANFPSIQSNRQAVPFSASIFLGFDADPSLNVAARIRGPNDQYINHIMNETGVTVVLRGKDSGNLGNCHAEASQQPLHMHLSGVHLKSLEAAKVLAENLLDTIAAELGASRISSSKVYGAVPPPQQLLTGVHTSGTSDMCVSTGASHSFAPTGVTSPIAAPSVTLQSGAPTYSGILPPSNLIYPSQAANHGAFYNGYGDIYPQATPLQQVALTLKHASSSTTQVIPVASTSASMTTSVNTSTKLEADKRSQRRKFQELPTADLQVFSPTMSEARRVNSQQGSKFVKTGLDDLGKMNSSSVAATMKVQPGSNRILPQDPHPSHPSVYTSMPPPPPPKNMSLPYPNSMPPPPPRSMPPPPPKFPSNEVLRNENRHSAVKELLAPPRSSSAAPPPKEPKEEKPSSASVSDTLLKLMDYGDDDEEDDD, from the exons ATGACGGAGGAGCGCATTTCCAGGGCCTCAGACGAGCCCCCCACCGCGACCAAGCAGAG GAAGAAGAGGAAGTGGGATCAGCCCGCAGAGGACTTGGTCGccgcggctgcggctgctgctgctgctgcgggacTGCCCGTGTTGAACGTCGCAGCTCTGGCCGGCGTTCAATTCCCTGGCACTACTGCGTATCCTGCCGCCCCTTATGCTTTGCCGCCGCAGCTCGCTCCATCGGTGCTTCAGAGTGCTGCTGCTGCGATTCAGAAATTAAGTCAG GCAAAACTACCGGATGAGCTTATAGCACGAGAAGTTGTTATAAATGACGCTGATCCATCTGTGCGATATAAGCTCACGAAGCGGCAAACACAGGACGAG ATTCAACGATGCACATGCACTGTCATCATTACAAG GGGAAAATACCATCCTCCTAATGGACAGCCTGATGGCGAGAAGCCACTCTATCTACATATCTCTGCAGGATCTCAG CTAAAAGATACCGCTGAGCGCATTAAAGCAGTTGATCTTGCAGCCTCAATGATCGAGGACATCTTGAAACATGGCCAAATGCCAGAAGCCACATCAGCCAATTTCCCTTCTATCCAGAGCAACAGACAG GCTGTTCCTTTTAGCGCCTCAATCTTTTTGGGTTTTGACGCAGATCCATCATTGAACGTTGCAGCTCGCATCCGTGGACCAAAT GATCAGTACATAAATCACATTATGAATGAAACAGGGGTCACTGTTGTACTAAGAGGAAAAGATTCAGGGAACCTTGGCAATTGTCATGCTGAAG CATCACAGCAACCTCTGCACATGCACCTATCAGGTGTGCATTTGAAGAGCCTAGAAGCTGCAAAGGTTTTAGCAGAAAACCTTCTAGATACAATAGCAGCGGAACTTGGCGCTTCCAG AATTTCTTCTTCAAAAGTATATGGTGCTGTTCCACCTCCTCAGCAACTGTTGACTGGTGTGCACACCTCGGGAACATCAGACATGTGTGTGTCAACTGGAGCATCACATTCCTTTGCCCCTACTGGAGTTACTTCTCCCATAGCTGCCCCTTCAGTGACACTTCAATCTGGGGCGCCAACTTATTCCGGGATTCTCCCACCCAGTAACCTGATCTATCCTAGTCAAGCAGCAAATCATGGGGCTTTTTACAATGGCTATGGAGACATCTATCCCCAGGCAACTCCATTGCAGCAGGTGGCATTAACACTCAAGCATGCTTCATCTTCGACAACTCAGGTTATTCCAGTGGCATCCACATCAGCAAGCATGACGACAAGTGTGAACACAAGTACAAAGTTGGAGGCAGATAAACGCTCACAGAGGAGGAAATTCCAGGAACTGCCAACAGCAGATCTTCAG GTATTTTCTCCGACCATGTCTGAAGCTCGCAGGGTG AACTCACAACAGGGGTCCAAATTTGTTAAGACAGGTTTAGATGATCTAGGTAAAATGAACAGTTCATCGGTTGCAGCTACAATGAAAGTTCAGCCTGGATCAAATAGGATACTTCCACAAGATCCACATCCATCTCATCCATCTGTATACACTAGcatgccgccaccaccaccacccaagaaCATGTCACTGCCATATCCCAATAGCATGCCACCGCCACCGCCCAGGAGCATGCCTCCGCCACCACCTAAGTTCCCTTCAAATGAAGTGTTAAGAAATGAGAACAGGCATTCAGCTGTAAAGGAGCTGCTGGCGCCTCCGAGATCGAGTTCTGCTGCACCACCTCCGAAGGAGCCTAAAGAGGAAAAGCCAAGCAGTGCATCTGTTTCCG ATACTCTGCTGAAGCTTATGGACTACggggatgatgatgaagaggacgACGACTAG
- the LOC123085078 gene encoding protein RIK isoform X3: MTEERISRASDEPPTATKQRKKRKWDQPAEDLVAAAAAAAAAAGLPVLNVAALAGVQFPGTTAYPAAPYALPPQLAPSVLQSAAAAIQKLSQAKLPDELIAREVVINDADPSVRYKLTKRQTQDEIQRCTCTVIITRGKYHPPNGQPDGEKPLYLHISAGSQLKDTAERIKAVDLAASMIEDILKHGQMPEATSANFPSIQSNRQAVPFSASIFLGFDADPSLNVAARIRGPNDQYINHIMNETGVTVVLRGKDSGNLGNCHAEASQQPLHMHLSGVHLKSLEAAKVLAENLLDTIAAELGASRISSSKVYGAVPPPQQLLTGVHTSGTSDMCVSTGASHSFAPTGVTSPIAAPSVTLQSGAPTYSGILPPSNLIYPSQAANHGAFYNGYGDIYPQATPLQQVALTLKHASSSTTQVIPVASTSASMTTSVNTSTKLEADKRSQRRKFQELPTADLQVFSPTMSEARRVVIDLYVFFFPTGFIPSWSLQSRWCFADKICRVILLVNWMITSIFLLLMQSTLVFNLLLPACRLH, encoded by the exons ATGACGGAGGAGCGCATTTCCAGGGCCTCAGACGAGCCCCCCACCGCGACCAAGCAGAG GAAGAAGAGGAAGTGGGATCAGCCCGCAGAGGACTTGGTCGccgcggctgcggctgctgctgctgctgcgggacTGCCCGTGTTGAACGTCGCAGCTCTGGCCGGCGTTCAATTCCCTGGCACTACTGCGTATCCTGCCGCCCCTTATGCTTTGCCGCCGCAGCTCGCTCCATCGGTGCTTCAGAGTGCTGCTGCTGCGATTCAGAAATTAAGTCAG GCAAAACTACCGGATGAGCTTATAGCACGAGAAGTTGTTATAAATGACGCTGATCCATCTGTGCGATATAAGCTCACGAAGCGGCAAACACAGGACGAG ATTCAACGATGCACATGCACTGTCATCATTACAAG GGGAAAATACCATCCTCCTAATGGACAGCCTGATGGCGAGAAGCCACTCTATCTACATATCTCTGCAGGATCTCAG CTAAAAGATACCGCTGAGCGCATTAAAGCAGTTGATCTTGCAGCCTCAATGATCGAGGACATCTTGAAACATGGCCAAATGCCAGAAGCCACATCAGCCAATTTCCCTTCTATCCAGAGCAACAGACAG GCTGTTCCTTTTAGCGCCTCAATCTTTTTGGGTTTTGACGCAGATCCATCATTGAACGTTGCAGCTCGCATCCGTGGACCAAAT GATCAGTACATAAATCACATTATGAATGAAACAGGGGTCACTGTTGTACTAAGAGGAAAAGATTCAGGGAACCTTGGCAATTGTCATGCTGAAG CATCACAGCAACCTCTGCACATGCACCTATCAGGTGTGCATTTGAAGAGCCTAGAAGCTGCAAAGGTTTTAGCAGAAAACCTTCTAGATACAATAGCAGCGGAACTTGGCGCTTCCAG AATTTCTTCTTCAAAAGTATATGGTGCTGTTCCACCTCCTCAGCAACTGTTGACTGGTGTGCACACCTCGGGAACATCAGACATGTGTGTGTCAACTGGAGCATCACATTCCTTTGCCCCTACTGGAGTTACTTCTCCCATAGCTGCCCCTTCAGTGACACTTCAATCTGGGGCGCCAACTTATTCCGGGATTCTCCCACCCAGTAACCTGATCTATCCTAGTCAAGCAGCAAATCATGGGGCTTTTTACAATGGCTATGGAGACATCTATCCCCAGGCAACTCCATTGCAGCAGGTGGCATTAACACTCAAGCATGCTTCATCTTCGACAACTCAGGTTATTCCAGTGGCATCCACATCAGCAAGCATGACGACAAGTGTGAACACAAGTACAAAGTTGGAGGCAGATAAACGCTCACAGAGGAGGAAATTCCAGGAACTGCCAACAGCAGATCTTCAG GTATTTTCTCCGACCATGTCTGAAGCTCGCAGGGTGGTAATAGATCTATATGTGTTCTTTTTTCCTACAGGGTTTATTCCAAGTTGGAGTTTGCAATCGCGATGGTGTTTTGCTGATAAGATATGCAGGGTTATTCTGCTTGTGAATTGGAtgattacttctattttcttgttgcTAATGCAAAGTACCCTTGTTTTCAATCTGTTGCTGCCAGCATGCAGACTTCATTAA
- the LOC123085078 gene encoding protein RIK isoform X2, translating into MTEERISRASDEPPTATKQRKKRKWDQPAEDLVAAAAAAAAAAGLPVLNVAALAGVQFPGTTAYPAAPYALPPQLAPSVLQSAAAAIQKLSQAKLPDELIAREVVINDADPSVRYKLTKRQTQDEIQRCTCTVIITRGKYHPPNGQPDGEKPLYLHISAGSQLKDTAERIKAVDLAASMIEDILKHGQMPEATSANFPSIQSNRQAVPFSASIFLGFDADPSLNVAARIRGPNDQYINHIMNETGVTVVLRGKDSGNLGNCHAEASQQPLHMHLSGVHLKSLEAAKVLAENLLDTIAAELGASRISSSKVYGAVPPPQQLLTGVHTSGTSDMCVSTGASHSFAPTGVTSPIAAPSVTLQSGAPTYSGILPPSNLIYPSQAANHGAFYNGYGDIYPQATPLQQVALTLKHASSSTTQVIPVASTSASMTTSVNTSTKLEADKRSQRRKFQELPTADLQNSQQGSKFVKTGLDDLGKMNSSSVAATMKVQPGSNRILPQDPHPSHPSVYTSMPPPPPPKNMSLPYPNSMPPPPPRSMPPPPPKFPSNEVLRNENRHSAVKELLAPPRSSSAAPPPKEPKEEKPSSASVSDTLLKLMDYGDDDEEDDD; encoded by the exons ATGACGGAGGAGCGCATTTCCAGGGCCTCAGACGAGCCCCCCACCGCGACCAAGCAGAG GAAGAAGAGGAAGTGGGATCAGCCCGCAGAGGACTTGGTCGccgcggctgcggctgctgctgctgctgcgggacTGCCCGTGTTGAACGTCGCAGCTCTGGCCGGCGTTCAATTCCCTGGCACTACTGCGTATCCTGCCGCCCCTTATGCTTTGCCGCCGCAGCTCGCTCCATCGGTGCTTCAGAGTGCTGCTGCTGCGATTCAGAAATTAAGTCAG GCAAAACTACCGGATGAGCTTATAGCACGAGAAGTTGTTATAAATGACGCTGATCCATCTGTGCGATATAAGCTCACGAAGCGGCAAACACAGGACGAG ATTCAACGATGCACATGCACTGTCATCATTACAAG GGGAAAATACCATCCTCCTAATGGACAGCCTGATGGCGAGAAGCCACTCTATCTACATATCTCTGCAGGATCTCAG CTAAAAGATACCGCTGAGCGCATTAAAGCAGTTGATCTTGCAGCCTCAATGATCGAGGACATCTTGAAACATGGCCAAATGCCAGAAGCCACATCAGCCAATTTCCCTTCTATCCAGAGCAACAGACAG GCTGTTCCTTTTAGCGCCTCAATCTTTTTGGGTTTTGACGCAGATCCATCATTGAACGTTGCAGCTCGCATCCGTGGACCAAAT GATCAGTACATAAATCACATTATGAATGAAACAGGGGTCACTGTTGTACTAAGAGGAAAAGATTCAGGGAACCTTGGCAATTGTCATGCTGAAG CATCACAGCAACCTCTGCACATGCACCTATCAGGTGTGCATTTGAAGAGCCTAGAAGCTGCAAAGGTTTTAGCAGAAAACCTTCTAGATACAATAGCAGCGGAACTTGGCGCTTCCAG AATTTCTTCTTCAAAAGTATATGGTGCTGTTCCACCTCCTCAGCAACTGTTGACTGGTGTGCACACCTCGGGAACATCAGACATGTGTGTGTCAACTGGAGCATCACATTCCTTTGCCCCTACTGGAGTTACTTCTCCCATAGCTGCCCCTTCAGTGACACTTCAATCTGGGGCGCCAACTTATTCCGGGATTCTCCCACCCAGTAACCTGATCTATCCTAGTCAAGCAGCAAATCATGGGGCTTTTTACAATGGCTATGGAGACATCTATCCCCAGGCAACTCCATTGCAGCAGGTGGCATTAACACTCAAGCATGCTTCATCTTCGACAACTCAGGTTATTCCAGTGGCATCCACATCAGCAAGCATGACGACAAGTGTGAACACAAGTACAAAGTTGGAGGCAGATAAACGCTCACAGAGGAGGAAATTCCAGGAACTGCCAACAGCAGATCTTCAG AACTCACAACAGGGGTCCAAATTTGTTAAGACAGGTTTAGATGATCTAGGTAAAATGAACAGTTCATCGGTTGCAGCTACAATGAAAGTTCAGCCTGGATCAAATAGGATACTTCCACAAGATCCACATCCATCTCATCCATCTGTATACACTAGcatgccgccaccaccaccacccaagaaCATGTCACTGCCATATCCCAATAGCATGCCACCGCCACCGCCCAGGAGCATGCCTCCGCCACCACCTAAGTTCCCTTCAAATGAAGTGTTAAGAAATGAGAACAGGCATTCAGCTGTAAAGGAGCTGCTGGCGCCTCCGAGATCGAGTTCTGCTGCACCACCTCCGAAGGAGCCTAAAGAGGAAAAGCCAAGCAGTGCATCTGTTTCCG ATACTCTGCTGAAGCTTATGGACTACggggatgatgatgaagaggacgACGACTAG
- the LOC123085078 gene encoding protein RIK isoform X4: MTEERISRASDEPPTATKQRKKRKWDQPAEDLVAAAAAAAAAAGLPVLNVAALAGVQFPGTTAYPAAPYALPPQLAPSVLQSAAAAIQKLSQAKLPDELIAREVVINDADPSVRYKLTKRQTQDEIQRCTCTVIITRGKYHPPNGQPDGEKPLYLHISAGSQLKDTAERIKAVDLAASMIEDILKHGQMPEATSANFPSIQSNRQAVPFSASIFLGFDADPSLNVAARIRGPNDQYINHIMNETGVTVVLRGKDSGNLGNCHAEASQQPLHMHLSGVHLKSLEAAKVLAENLLDTIAAELGASRISSSKVYGAVPPPQQLLTGVHTSGTSDMCVSTGASHSFAPTGVTSPIAAPSVTLQSGAPTYSGILPPSNLIYPSQAANHGAFYNGYGDIYPQATPLQQVALTLKHASSSTTQVIPVASTSASMTTSVNTSTKLEADKRSQRRKFQELPTADLQGLFQVGVCNRDGVLLIRYAGLFCL; encoded by the exons ATGACGGAGGAGCGCATTTCCAGGGCCTCAGACGAGCCCCCCACCGCGACCAAGCAGAG GAAGAAGAGGAAGTGGGATCAGCCCGCAGAGGACTTGGTCGccgcggctgcggctgctgctgctgctgcgggacTGCCCGTGTTGAACGTCGCAGCTCTGGCCGGCGTTCAATTCCCTGGCACTACTGCGTATCCTGCCGCCCCTTATGCTTTGCCGCCGCAGCTCGCTCCATCGGTGCTTCAGAGTGCTGCTGCTGCGATTCAGAAATTAAGTCAG GCAAAACTACCGGATGAGCTTATAGCACGAGAAGTTGTTATAAATGACGCTGATCCATCTGTGCGATATAAGCTCACGAAGCGGCAAACACAGGACGAG ATTCAACGATGCACATGCACTGTCATCATTACAAG GGGAAAATACCATCCTCCTAATGGACAGCCTGATGGCGAGAAGCCACTCTATCTACATATCTCTGCAGGATCTCAG CTAAAAGATACCGCTGAGCGCATTAAAGCAGTTGATCTTGCAGCCTCAATGATCGAGGACATCTTGAAACATGGCCAAATGCCAGAAGCCACATCAGCCAATTTCCCTTCTATCCAGAGCAACAGACAG GCTGTTCCTTTTAGCGCCTCAATCTTTTTGGGTTTTGACGCAGATCCATCATTGAACGTTGCAGCTCGCATCCGTGGACCAAAT GATCAGTACATAAATCACATTATGAATGAAACAGGGGTCACTGTTGTACTAAGAGGAAAAGATTCAGGGAACCTTGGCAATTGTCATGCTGAAG CATCACAGCAACCTCTGCACATGCACCTATCAGGTGTGCATTTGAAGAGCCTAGAAGCTGCAAAGGTTTTAGCAGAAAACCTTCTAGATACAATAGCAGCGGAACTTGGCGCTTCCAG AATTTCTTCTTCAAAAGTATATGGTGCTGTTCCACCTCCTCAGCAACTGTTGACTGGTGTGCACACCTCGGGAACATCAGACATGTGTGTGTCAACTGGAGCATCACATTCCTTTGCCCCTACTGGAGTTACTTCTCCCATAGCTGCCCCTTCAGTGACACTTCAATCTGGGGCGCCAACTTATTCCGGGATTCTCCCACCCAGTAACCTGATCTATCCTAGTCAAGCAGCAAATCATGGGGCTTTTTACAATGGCTATGGAGACATCTATCCCCAGGCAACTCCATTGCAGCAGGTGGCATTAACACTCAAGCATGCTTCATCTTCGACAACTCAGGTTATTCCAGTGGCATCCACATCAGCAAGCATGACGACAAGTGTGAACACAAGTACAAAGTTGGAGGCAGATAAACGCTCACAGAGGAGGAAATTCCAGGAACTGCCAACAGCAGATCTTCAG GGTTTATTCCAAGTTGGAGTTTGCAATCGCGATGGTGTTTTGCTGATAAGATATGCAGGGTTATTCTGCTTGTGA